Proteins from a genomic interval of Pseudodesulfovibrio nedwellii:
- a CDS encoding histidinol phosphate phosphatase domain-containing protein, with protein MIDLHTHTIFSDGELIPAELVRRAEVAGYKALCMTDHADESTMYYTLENILRFVKKHGHFFDINVMAGVELTHVPPALIEGMVQDARKAGAQVVLVHGETPVEPVAPGTNLAAIEAGVDVLAHPGLITDEEVKLAVEKGVALEITTRGGHSYTNGHVAALARKHGAKLVVNNDAHAPCDLISSDLRKTIALGAGLTVEEYRQTGSNAWEIVQRCMK; from the coding sequence ATGATTGATCTGCATACACACACGATTTTTAGCGACGGTGAACTTATTCCTGCCGAACTTGTGCGTAGGGCTGAGGTTGCCGGATACAAGGCTCTCTGCATGACTGATCATGCGGATGAAAGCACCATGTATTATACGCTGGAGAATATTCTCCGGTTCGTAAAAAAACATGGGCATTTCTTTGATATCAATGTGATGGCAGGGGTAGAACTGACACATGTTCCGCCTGCGTTGATTGAGGGAATGGTGCAAGATGCGAGAAAAGCCGGTGCTCAGGTTGTTTTGGTTCACGGAGAGACTCCGGTTGAACCCGTTGCCCCTGGGACCAATCTGGCTGCTATCGAAGCCGGTGTTGATGTTTTGGCTCATCCTGGCTTGATCACCGACGAAGAAGTAAAACTGGCTGTTGAAAAAGGAGTGGCTTTGGAAATCACCACTCGCGGTGGGCATAGCTACACAAATGGGCATGTGGCGGCCCTTGCCAGAAAGCATGGAGCTAAACTGGTCGTGAATAATGACGCCCATGCCCCGTGTGATTTGATAAGCAGCGACTTGCGAAAAACCATTGCACTCGGGGCCGGGTTGACGGTTGAAGAGTATCGCCAGACAGGGTCCAATGCCTGGGAGATTGTTCAGCGATGCATGAAGTAA
- a CDS encoding bifunctional nuclease family protein: MVEVEIFGLALDESGKSPIIVLKDMDETKVLPIWIGAVEAMSISMAINEVPFPRPMTHDLLLNAIRALGGTITRVEITDIENGTFFSEIVVTTDKETRRIDSRPSDAIALAVRAECKILASESVLEEAGAPFPEHAETVISTEDSDTWVDELEKLSEDDIKYKM, translated from the coding sequence GTGGTAGAGGTGGAAATATTCGGACTTGCATTGGACGAGTCGGGCAAGTCGCCTATTATCGTCCTTAAGGACATGGATGAAACCAAAGTCTTGCCTATCTGGATTGGTGCTGTCGAGGCCATGTCTATTTCTATGGCTATCAACGAAGTTCCGTTTCCTCGTCCTATGACTCATGACTTACTGCTGAATGCGATTCGTGCTTTGGGTGGTACGATTACCAGAGTGGAAATCACCGACATCGAAAACGGAACTTTTTTTTCGGAAATAGTGGTCACCACCGATAAGGAGACCCGTCGGATCGACAGTCGTCCTTCGGATGCCATTGCTCTGGCTGTTCGTGCCGAGTGCAAAATTTTAGCGAGTGAATCCGTTCTTGAAGAGGCCGGTGCGCCGTTTCCGGAACATGCTGAGACCGTTATCAGCACAGAGGATTCTGATACATGGGTGGATGAGTTGGAAAAGCTCTCTGAAGACGACATTAAATACAAAATGTAG
- a CDS encoding MotA/TolQ/ExbB proton channel family protein, translating to MNFLPESDMLTLLTGATLAVKLVMIFLALMSVWSWTIIFFKFFTIGSARKKVMQGYDAFMDAQDLTSGLKVLGDKDQSPLSRVSTLAVHEFRLLEKADVNRERKRLLVKDTLRRVLKQGISKEMRVLTRNLPFLATCANAAPFIGLFGTVWGIMHSFHSIGLAQSAALATVAPGISEALIATAIGLLVAIPATIFYNYFLGKLGEVETGLIDFAGAFLNRAEREIAWASKPEKR from the coding sequence ATGAATTTTTTGCCTGAGAGTGACATGTTGACCCTCCTGACAGGGGCGACATTGGCTGTAAAATTGGTGATGATTTTTCTTGCTCTGATGTCTGTATGGAGTTGGACTATTATCTTTTTTAAATTTTTCACCATTGGTTCAGCCCGGAAAAAGGTCATGCAGGGCTATGATGCTTTTATGGATGCACAGGATCTGACCTCTGGCCTGAAGGTCTTGGGCGACAAAGATCAATCTCCTTTATCCCGTGTATCGACCTTGGCAGTGCATGAATTTCGGTTGCTGGAAAAGGCGGACGTCAATCGAGAGCGTAAACGGTTACTCGTCAAGGACACTCTGCGTCGTGTCCTCAAGCAGGGCATCTCGAAGGAAATGCGTGTTTTAACTCGTAATCTGCCATTTTTGGCGACTTGTGCCAATGCAGCCCCCTTTATTGGGTTGTTTGGTACGGTTTGGGGAATTATGCATTCCTTTCATTCCATTGGTTTGGCTCAGTCCGCAGCGTTGGCAACAGTTGCTCCGGGTATCTCCGAAGCGTTGATTGCGACGGCTATCGGGTTGCTGGTCGCTATTCCTGCCACTATTTTTTACAACTATTTCCTTGGCAAACTGGGTGAAGTCGAGACCGGCTTGATTGATTTTGCCGGTGCCTTCTTGAACCGTGCCGAGCGCGAAATTGCCTGGGCATCCAAGCCCGAGAAAAGGTAG